The following is a genomic window from Carassius gibelio isolate Cgi1373 ecotype wild population from Czech Republic chromosome B7, carGib1.2-hapl.c, whole genome shotgun sequence.
CAAGATGTCAGTGTTACaccaatacacacacacttacatactCCAGGAGACAAAATGAAATCCTGCAACATTTGGCTTGTCTGGCATACAAGAGTGTGGGTCTAAACATCTGGATTTTTGCGTATTTATTTATCCCGGTTTAGGCTTTAGGAAGTCATCAGTCATTTGGTGTTTCCTGTAAGTCATTTCTTCCTTTAAAAAAAGATGTTCTGTAGCCGAATAATTTATGTTTTGAGCAAGTTTACATTCCAAATGGTATGAAAACAAGACAAGAAACCAGATTGTAGAAGTGGAGTGGACTTCACTGTGTTTCTGATTTAGATGGCAATGCATTTTTCTCATTCAGATGATTTTCAGTGGACAAGTTGCTTTCTTTTTATTCACTATGTTGTGAGCCGCAGTGTTAATGCAACTTGAATGTACTTGTTACTTTGGGTGAGAGATCACCGTTTTTTCGGTTCTcctgtatcatttttattttgttttctctaTAATTTAATGTCTCTTTTTATAAGAACAAAACAACCCATTTGAAAATGGTCAACTGTTGTGTTTTGTAAGCATGCAATGTTCTAAACAACATGTATAAATGGATAACCGTGAAAGCGGTAGAATGtgtagttaaataaataattgatttgtgaCTTATTATGCAACTTGAATTTCTGAAAATTAAAACACCATTAACACATAAACTACCgttcactaccattcaaagtttggggtctgtaagatgttttttttatctttaagatGTTTAGTAGGTTTTTTTCATCAAGAACACAGTAAATTGTTcaaaaagtggcagtaaagacatgtatgaggttacaaaatatttctattttaaacaaatgctcttctcttgaactttctattaatcaaataattctgaaacaATGTGAAACTtcagtttccagaaaaatattaagccgttttcaacattgataataagaaatgtttcttgagcaacaaatatcagaatgatttctgaaggatcatgtgacactgaagattggagtaatgatgctaaaatacacaggaataaattacattttacaatatattcaaatagaaaaaaaaaaagtttttttttttttcaaattatgatATTTCACACAATAACTTTTTGGTAAGCATAAGATACTTGTtgaaaccctttttttttaagaaacctaACATATCAGttatctatatattatatatatccaGCTCAGTTCCATGTTCTTGTACTTCGGTCACAATATCTTAGTTTAAATTGTTTCATACCATAATTCTTCATGAGAAGATCATAATATTAGAATCTatgaagaatataaatatatataacaaaaaaacaacagcacaatAAGTACAGAAATAGCCTTTAATTCAATCACATTAAAACACAATTCTGTTTACCTAAAACACAGTTTTATACTATACCGTAGTAGTAAAACCCCTTTTGCCATGCTGTGCGCTTCTtggaaaattaaaacataaaccaCAAGATACAGGCTGGTAACCCGGTTAAAGATAAACGGTAAAACTACCTGACTGGCTCAGATGGCAAACTCCATTCAACCTTTTAATTAGATCAAAAGTCATCTTGCGCAGTGTATTTCCACAGCTATAAAGTTCAAAGGACCAGATGATGAAATATAGTTAAATGTTACTGCCTCCAAAGCTAATGAACTTAAAATATGACTTAACTGATCCAAATTCATCCAAATCTCACTTCTCATACGATACAAGCATATTGAGGTCAATAAGAGCATGTATAATTGCATTAATACAAGTGCTTGCTTTGAAGACAACTGTGTGTAAAGGCAGTGCTGTTAATCTCACAGCAAAAAGGGCCTCTCGCATGAGAAAACAAAGTCCAGCTGCGCTGAGCTCATTGACTATGAAGATTAAGGCTCACGTGTTTGGTTTTATGAGAAGTGTATCTTTAAAACAGCATTAGTGACTCATTAGTATTCAAGGTTTTCCCATGGGAAGTACATATTAGACAATGTTTAAATGAACCTACACCAGTTTGTGCACCTCTCGCACTAAGTTAATGATTTCTGAGTGAATCTGTTTATGTCAGCAACCTCTGTTATAAATATAAGTCAATATTCACTCTGAAACCTGCATCTTAAAGATCACAATAAAAGCCCTTCATGTTGAGCAAGATTTCCATCATACGATATTTATAAAGTATCAATGTTATACACAAATCACATGGTCCAGTTTGTCCCTGAAAGGACAACATTAAAATGCCATGTCTCTGACAATGATAGGAACATTAATAACATAATGTGATCATCATATTCCTCCATATGAACCTCAAGAACAGTCCAGCTGTAATCAAGGTAAGGTACAGCAAGTTGTGTGtcaaaaagtgaaagaaaaatgcTCTATGTGAGGAGTAGCATTGTGTTAGCATTTAGCTTGCCTTCCTGCTTTGTATACTGTACTAAAGTAGCCTCCAGCACTAAACTTCCtggcaaaagaaaatgttttacccTCATTTTAGCTTTTGCTTGATGTGACAACAGATATGTGATGCTGACTATGCAGTTAAAAGCTTTTCTGTAATCTAGAAAACTCTTGATAGCAGCCTTCATGTTTTACTAGTCATGAATACAAAATGCTCCTCAGTAACTTGTGATTAACAAAAACCACAAGCATCAGTGTTTCCACCAAACCCTGAAGCTGTATTTGTGCATCATAATTAAATTCCTGTCAGGGGAAGCCGGAGGTGAAGTGCTTCACATTgatttacaatacaaaaaaattgtattaataggcTACTTTAataacaatcaaataaaataaatagtatattactatatatatatatatataaggaatgGTTAAACAATTCAGATTTAAAATTAAGACCGATTTGTTTTAAACTTTATACAAGCCAGGCTAAATTTGAGCTGtaaactgactgttgcttttcaAACTCTCTCAAAACTTAGGACTTCCATCAAATTGATTGTCTTGATATTAGGCAAAAAGCATAATAGCAAATTTCACATAATTATTCTTTGGCATGGAGGACATTTCACTAACTGAAATTACCCACAAAACGTTTTACTGCAAAATGTGGTACAAAACCATCCAGTGCAATATGATTTGTGATTTCAATGCCAATAGTTGCCTATATCCTGTTTAGGATGCAAAACATCCTTCTAAAATCaaagaaaatcaaaatattttttcctaAATTAGTATGTGCATCATTTCTGAGGTATTTCTTCTCGTTCTTGCACTAGATGTGTAACGTCACTCTTCCAACACACCTTTTACTCCTTATCCGAGTAGGGTATATCATCCAAGGGACAGAGTATCTCAGGAACAGAATTTGAGGACAGAGTTTGTTTGAGAAGTCCATCTTCAATGGATTCATCCTGAGACTTCTTCTGTGAAGGTGATGGGGGTGGAGGGGCCGTACAAGACCAGAAATAGGGAAGAGTCATTGTAACGAACGTACCTAACACGAGGAAACTTCCAGCAGCGATAAAAGATACCGTGTACATCCCAGTATAGTCCTTCAGCCAGCCTGGGAGGAAAAAATGGAGATTGAACAATTATTTGGAGGAGTTTATATTagttgctcactaatggatccactgcagtgaatgggtgccgaacagtgtccaaacagctgataaaaacatcacaataatccataagcatccatacaactccagtccatcaattaacgtcttgtgaagtgaaaagctctcGGTTCATAACAAATCCAtctttaaggcattttaacttaaaaacgtcatttctggctaaaatatgagtccaaaATCCATAATGATGACTCCTCCAGAAATCCCATCCACTGTTGTCCACTCACATCAAAATTTACCAACAtgtttgtttagaaatgtttataACTGTTTGCTTGACAAGATCATTCTTCACTGAAGAGAGCAATGTTATGGACAGAGGACTCCTATTTTAGTCGAAAGCAACAGTTTTAGGATTCACATGTGTTAACGTTGGATTTGTTTTTCGTACAAACCTGCAGCTTTTCACTTAGGACAAATTGTAGTCATAgtggattactgtgatgattttataagctgtttgggctctcattctgacggcacccattcactacaaaggattcattggtgagcaagtaatgcagtgcttaatttctccaaattcatttgatgaagaaacaagcttatctacatcttggatggcatgagggCGATTACATattcagcagattttcatttttgggtgaactcttcctttaaataaaactattgtGATGATCTCATGAGCTCCTACCAGACAGTGGTGCTCCCAGCAGCCCTCCGATGCTCTCTATGAGCTGCAGCAAACCAAGGGCTCCCAGCATTCGCTCCATGCCTACGATTTCCGGCACCACCGCAAACGCCAGTGGCGTCATCGCTCCTGCGCAAAACCCATAGACCACACTGACAACCAACAGTCCCGAATAAACCACGGCTACAGGAATGAGCATCAGAGAGAGCCCCAGTAACCCAGTCCAAACCACCAGCATGTGCTGCATCCGCATTCTGCCCAGGTCCGAGAACCAGCCGGAGGCTACGCGGCCCACGATGTCTGCCACACCAGTCACAGAGATCACAAAGGCTGCCTGGTACTCAGTAAAACCAATGTGACGGCTGTGGGCGACCAGATGAACGTAAGGGATGAAGTAGCCGGCATTGAATAAGGTGATGGCCATGGAATATGTGAGGAACCCTCGGTGTGAAAGCAGAGAGATCTCAAAGCCCTCGTAGATACGGGACAACAAAGAAGAACATTTGTTGAGCTTGGATGCGTTTTCAGCCTGAGAACGGCACAAAAAGAAACAAGCCAACTTAACATATATTCTATATATGCTAATCTGCagaaaaatcattataatacatttatttaaatataaatgtgctGAATTGTAtcaattctatatatatatataaatatatatatattaatcatcaattgttaaaaacattaatatttaaattaattgaactattataaatatttatttattaaaataaattcaagaaaAATTCAAACGTTTTGGGTCCACAAGTTTTTGAAAAAaggtattttatgctcaccaaaaatacatttattagattCGAAATCTAAAGAGACTGTTGCTAAGTTGTGGTGTcctattaattcaaaataaaattttaacattttaaaatgtaatttattcttgtgatgaaaaaacgttgatgtgaaatatatattttaggacattataaatgttttacactCACTTTTTTTCACTACAAAATAATGCTTCCTAGATAAACAgtttttctgcttaatattttgggggaaatatttttcagtattctttaatGAACTgtaagttcaaaacaacagcatttatttaaagtataaatattttgtaacattataaatgtcattttcagtaactttttatcaatttaaaacacctctgctgaataaaagtattaattatacATCTCAAAACACATACCTTCACCACAACTTTTGGTGTCCCTAGAGGCCGAATGAGAGCTCCACAAGCAATCATGTTGAAGCTGAGGCCTCCGAGGACAAGCAAGGCCCCGCGCCAAGCATAGGCTTCTACTAGATACTGAAAAAGTGGAGAGAATGCAAAAGAGGCAAGTCCGACGCCTGTGAAGCCCAGGCCCATGGCTAGAGACCTCCGCAAGGTGAAGTACTGCATCACTGACGCAACGGTAGGAGTGAAGATCAGCGCCCAGCCTAAACCTAACAGAGATAATCACAGAGTAAAAACTGAATCCTGACATTGGTGAATATTAAATACACTCTCTTCAAGAGCATCTACCTGAAATGAATCCCATGGTCAGGTAAAGATGTAAAAGAGATGTCGCCTGGGATGCCAGAATAAATCCCAGGCCTGAGAGGAATCCTCCCATCATAACAACCGGACGAGCTCCATATACGTTAGATGCGGCTGCACTTATTGGACCTGCAGGCAGGCGTATGTAATC
Proteins encoded in this region:
- the slc16a13 gene encoding monocarboxylate transporter 13 yields the protein MEKPQKTPEEQQSSPQMVAPDGGWGWVVVGSLFVSSALVFGLIRSLGVFFVEFVQYFGESAQAVSWITSIGLAMQQLMSPISAAASNVYGARPVVMMGGFLSGLGFILASQATSLLHLYLTMGFISGLGWALIFTPTVASVMQYFTLRRSLAMGLGFTGVGLASFAFSPLFQYLVEAYAWRGALLVLGGLSFNMIACGALIRPLGTPKVVVKAENASKLNKCSSLLSRIYEGFEISLLSHRGFLTYSMAITLFNAGYFIPYVHLVAHSRHIGFTEYQAAFVISVTGVADIVGRVASGWFSDLGRMRMQHMLVVWTGLLGLSLMLIPVAVVYSGLLVVSVVYGFCAGAMTPLAFAVVPEIVGMERMLGALGLLQLIESIGGLLGAPLSGWLKDYTGMYTVSFIAAGSFLVLGTFVTMTLPYFWSCTAPPPPSPSQKKSQDESIEDGLLKQTLSSNSVPEILCPLDDIPYSDKE